ACGGTCAATCCATTTCCTTCAGTGTAATATTCTTGGAAATCTTATAACTTTTCTTCTTTTTATGAGGTTTTGGCTCTTCTCCCAGCAATCTTCCCCAAGGTTTGAGATCATCCACTCTTTCACAGATAATCTTAATAATAGCAATGGCCGGAATACATAAGAACATTCCTGCAATTCCCCAAAGATGTTCTCCTAAAAGAATTCCAATAAAAGAAAATAAAGCATTGATCTTTACTTTAGAACCCACAACAAATGGAAGGACAATATTACCATCTACAGCATGAATTGCAATATATCCTAAAGCAACATAAATACATGTTGACGGAGTAGAAGTGGCAAATGCTATAAAACAGGAAATTAACAGTGAGATAAAGATTCCCAGGTACGGAATAACGTTTAGTAATCCTGTCAAAACTCCTAAAAGAATCGCATATTTTACGCCCAAAATCGTAAGGAGGGTGGAAGTAAGAACAGATACGATAATTACCTGAAGAAAGAGTCCGAAGATATATTTCTTGGTCATGATTCGAATCTCATTTACAGCTTCCTGTACACTTGATTTATGTCTTTCGTTAAAAACAGTAACGATAAAATTATTTAAAAGCCTTCTGTAATTTAAAATAAAGATAAAAAACAGGGTGAAAAATATAATGAAGCCGAATCCCGTTGAAAAAATCCCAAATGTAAATCCTAAAATGACTCCCGAAGAAGACAGTAGTTTAGTTAATCCCTGGTTAATGTAATCCACCTGTTCATCCACTTTCACATTAAATGTTTTGGAAACCCAATGCTGAAGGCTGTTAAAAACAGTAGTAAACTGTTCCTTGAGGTGGGGAAGATCCTTACTAAAATCAGAAAGCTGATTGGTAAAGAAATAAATGATACCACTTAGAATCATCAGCATAATGAACACTGAGGTCATCGTAGACATTGATCTTGGAAATCTTAACTTTCTTTCCATAAAAGTTGCCGCTGGCAAAAACAGCATAGCCATAAGGAATGCCAGAAAAAAAGGAGCTAAAATACTCTGTCCTAACGCCAGAAGATAGCCAAGTCCAATGATGGAAACCACCACGAGCGTAAGCTTGACAAGGAAAGGAAGTCTAAGAAAATTCATAATGTAAAAATATGCAGTGTGGAATAAAAATAAGAAAACCCGTGTGAATTGAAAAACTTTTTATTCAATCCTTCGAAATTTTCTTGTATTGCAGCAAATTTTATTCCACCGAATAAGGAGCATTGTACTTTTTGGCTCTAAAACAGAAACACGCTCTGAATTTCAGAACGTGTTTCCTTATTGAGAAGTTAATATGTTATAAGTTGTTTTATTCTTCAATGGCGATGTCAATGACTTCTTCCATTCTGTTGACGTAGTGTACTCTCAGATTTTTCAGATAATCTTTTTTGATCTCTTCCACATCTTTTCTGTTGGCTTCACAAAGAATAACATCTTTAATGCCTGCTCTTGTTGCAGCCAGCAGCTTTTCTTTGATTCCTCCTACAGGAAGTACTTTTCCTCTTAATGTAATTTCTCCCGTCATGGCAAGGTGTGGTTTTACCTTTTTGTTTTTGAATGAAGAAACCATAGAAGTCAGCATGGCAATACCCGCAGATGGTCCATCTTTAGGTGTTGCTCCTTCAGGAACGTGTACGTGAATGTTTTTCTTATCAAGGTCTTCTTGTGGAATTCCCAGTTCGTCATGTTTTGCTTTAATATATTCCAGGGCAATTGTAGCAGATTCTTTCATTACCGTTCCAAGATTTCCGGTCATTGTTAAAGCTCCTCCTTTGCCATTGCTTAAAATACTTTCAATATAAAGAATATCTCCGCCTACACTTGTCCATGCAAGCCCTGTTACTACACCGGGAACTCCTGTGATTTCAGATAAGCTTTTCGGTCTAGGAACGCCAAGGATTTCATCTACTTTTTCCAATGAAATTTTTGGATCATATTCTTTTACCAGAGCTGTCTGAAGTGCTACCCATCTTCCAACGGCAGCAATTCTTTTTTCCAGTGTTCTTACTCCACTTTCTGAAGTATGTGCTTCAACAATATGTTTAAGTTCTGGATTTCCGAGTTTAAATGATTTTGCATCCAGACCATTTTCCTCCTGTTGTTTCTTGATTAAATGTCTTTTAGCGATCTCAATCTTTTCTTCCAAAGTATAACCGGCAATCTGAATAATTTCCGTTCTGTCTAGAAGAGGAGTCTGTATCGTTGAAAGTGAGTTAGCCGTAGCAATGAACATTACTTTAGATAAATCATAGCCCATTTCCAGGAAATTATCGTAGAAAGATTTATTCTGTTCAGGATCAAGGACTTCTAAGAGTGCTGAGCTTGGATCCCCATGAAGACCCTGTCCGATTTTATCAATTTCATCAAGAACAATCACCGGGTTTGAAGTACCGGATTTCTTGATAGACTGCAAAATTCTTCCCGCCATAGCACCAATATAGGTTTTTCTATGCCCACGGATTTCACTCTCGTCATGAAGACCTCCTAAAGATAATCTTACATACTTTCTTCCTAAAGCATCTGCAATGGATTTTCCTAAAGATGTTTTACCTACTCCAGGAGGCCCTACCAATAATAGAATTGGAGATTTCATGTTGTTTTTTAATTTTAAAACAGCCATGTGCTCCAGAATTCTCTTTTTAATATCTTCCAATCCGAAGTGAGCTTTATCAAGTACTTTTTCAGCCTTAGCAATATCAAAAATATCTTTTGTGTATGTTTCCCAAGGAAGGTCCGTAAAGAAGTCCAGGTAATTTCTCTGTACATTATAGTCCGGAGAATTAGGATTCTGACGTTGCAGTCTGCCGATTTCTTTCTGGAAATGTTCCTCTACTTCCTTACTCCATTTTTTGGTTTTTGCCTTGGCTATCAGATCCTCAACATCGCTTTCAGGTCCGCCACCCAATTCTTCCTGGATGGTTCTGATCTGCTGATTCAGAAAATATTCTCTCTGTTGCTTATCAAGATCCTTAGAGGTTTTCTGATGAATCTGATTTCTCAGTTCCAGCTTTCTGAAATCCTCATGCATCATTTCATAACACTGATTGGCTCTGGTCATCAGGTTTTTCTCTTCAAGAAGCTTTTGCTTTGCAATGGAAGAAAAGTTAGCATTGGTACAAATGAAATTCAGAAGATCATCATTGTTATTAATGTTTTTGATGGCAAAGTTGGCGGCATTGGGAATATTGGGATCCAGTTCAATAATCTTTAGTGCAAGATCCTTGATGTTCTCCAGCAATGCTTCGTACTCTTCCTGATCCTTAGGTCGGGTATCTTTTAATTTTGATATTTCTGCTTTGAAGTAAGGTTGGTTATCAATGATCTTTTTAATCTTAAACCTGTGGAATCCTTTGGTAATAGCCGTGATATTGCCTTCCGGCAGCTTAATGATCTTAATGATCTTAGCCAGCGTACCTGTAGAATAAATATCTTTTTCGGAAGGTTGTTCCAGATCCGAATTTTTCTGGCTTACAATTCCAATAAAATCCCCGTTCTTCTGTGCTTCCTCAAGAAGCTGTATCGAGGTTTTTCTTCCTGCAGTAATAGGAATTACCACGTTAGGGAACATAACCATATTTCTTACCGGAAGTATAGGGAATATTTTCTGTTCGGAATTTTTATCAGTCTCTGCGAAGTCGGAAAGATTGATTTCTTCAGCTACGATATCAAATCCGTCACTGATCATTTCTTCTAAACTAATATCTTCAAATTCTGTCATAGTCAATCGAATGACAAATTGTCATTTTCGTTTTTTATCGTTATAAGGATTTTTTATAATATACTCTGAAAACGTGTGGCATATTATAATATTCTAAAGATGCACAATACTTATGCCATTTGTTTTTTACTTAAAAATACGGTCAAAATTTCCTTTTTTAGATAATCTTTGCATTAAAAATCAAAATAAAGCAGTTCTGTTTCTGTAATTTCTTAAAAATGTGTATTTTCGCAAACTGATAAAAAACTATAATTTATAAAATGGCAATTTTAGGACAGATTAGGAGTAAGCCTTGGCTTTTAATGGGAGTAATAGCCTTAGCGCTTTTGGCGTTCTTGGTGAACCCGGATAGTATCGACAAGGTTTTTGGTAAGAATCCTGACGTTTTAGGAAAAGTAAACGGTGAGAAAATCACCCGCGAAGAGTTCAATGATCAGCTTTTCGTGTTGCAGCAGCAGGCTGAACAGCAAGGTCGTCCGAAAAACGGTCTTGAAGAGCAGGCTTGGCAGTTACTTGTACAATCTAAACTTATCAAACAACAGTTTGAGAAATTGGGCTTTGAAATGACTGATGATTATTTCTGGAATCAAATCCAGTACGATCAGATGTTTGCCCAGAATCAACAGTTCTTTGATGAGAAAGGTAATTTTAAAACTCAAGAGCTTAAAAAAGAAATTGAAACATTACAAAACACCAATCCTCAAGGATATACTCAATGGTTGAAAACAAGAAAGACAATCGAGTACAGACTTATGGCAAGACAGGTGTTTACTAATCTTTCAGCAGGTATTACTACAGGTAAGAAAGAAGCTGAAGAATTGATGAAGCAGAGAGATCAGCTTGCAGATATCGACTTTGTGAAAGTAGATTATGCAGCGTATCTTCAAAAAACAAAGATCAATGTTTCCACACAAGATCTTGCTGATTACATCAAGCAGCACCCTGTAATGTTCAAAGCAGAGCCAAGCAGAAATATCGGTATTGTATTTTTCCCGTCTAAACCTAGTGCAGCAGATGATGCAGCAGCCTTGAAAGAAATTACTAAATTATATTCAGGAGGTACAGATGCAAGTGGAGGAACTGAAAACTTCCAAAATACTAAAAACGATTCTATGTTTGTGGCGGCAAACTCTGATGCACCATTCAATCCTCAGTATTTGAATCCTGCTCAATTGCCTCCAACAATCAAAGATCAGATCGCAGCTGCAGCAGTTGGTCAGACTTTTGGCCCTTATAAAGAACAAGATGTATATGTAGTCTCTAAATTGGTTGGTAAAAGACCTTCAGATTCTACCTTATCAAGACATATCCTTATTGCATTCAAAGGAAGTCCTGCAGGTGAAGGAGTAACAAGAACCAAAGAGCAGGCTAAGAAATTGGCAGACTCTATTGGGGCTATTGTAAAAGCGACTCCTGCTAAATTTACAGAATTCCTTAAGCTTTCAAGCGATCCGAATTCTGCAGCACAAGGCGGAAGCTTAGGATGGACAACTCCGGAAACACCTTTTGTTCCTGAATTCCTTGCTTATCTTGCAAGCAATCCTAAAGGAGCTACAGGTGTAGTAGAAACACAGTTCGGTTATCATATCATCAATATTGAAGATAAAAAGTCAGGATCAATGGGTTATAAAGTTGCTAACCTTGTGAAAGCAATCAAACCTTCAGATGCTACTGAAGCTGAAACAGACAAAAACTCAAGAAAATTCATTCAGCAGGTTCAAGGGAAATCTTTCAACGATTTCGTGAACATTGCTAAGAAAGGAAACTATCAGTTCTCCAATCCAAAAGCAGCAAAAAGATTTGAAGGCCAGCTTCAGGGCTTAGGTACTGAAAAAGATGCTGATATCCTTACTTGGGCTTTCGATAAGAAAAGAACAAAAGGAGATACTGAATTATTTACAGTAGACGGAACAGGAGATAAAATTGTAGTATATCTGAACGGAAAACAGGACGCAGGTCTTGCTGATCCGGAATCGGTAAGAGACCAGATTGAAGTTCTTGTTAAAAATAAATTGGCAGCAAAACAAATCTCTGATAAGATTGCAGCAGCAAAAGCTTCTAGTTTAGATCAGATTGCTAAATTGTTTGCCGCTCCAAAACAATCCGCTCAGGTGAATTTACTGAACCCTTCAGTAGCGGGTGCTATGGAACCTAAAGTAGCGGGTGCAGCATTCGGTGTTGCAAAAGGTAAACTTTCTAACCCGGTTGAAGGAGGAACAGGAGTTTATGTTTTGGTTAAGAAATCAGAAACAGTAAACAAACAGCCTGGAGATCTTAAGCAGTTTACAGAATCTCTTACTCAGAGAAATGCAGGAATGTTCGGACAGGCTTGGATGAAGAGTCTTCAGGACAATGCAGATATCGAGGATTACAGAATTGAGATCTGGAACAAGCTGGGAAATCAGCAACAATAAGAAATTCATTTCTATAAATATTAAAAGCGACAAATTTTTTTGTCGCTTTTTTTGTATTTAACGCAGAACAATAAAGGAAAAGATTTATTTAAAATGTATTATATTTGCTTATTAGAAAAAAATTAGCAAGTGAAGTTCAGTAAAGAATTAAAAGCTGGTGTGATTGCACTTCTAGCTATTGTAGGCTTTGTGGTGTTGTTTCAGTTTATGAAAGGGAAAAGCCTTTTTACTACCGACAATATATTTTACGCAAAATATGATAATGTAGAAGGTCTGGCACAGTCTTCGGCAGTCTCTATTAATGGTCTGAAAGTAGGACAGGTAGACAAGATTATTCCTATAACGGCAAAAGATGGAAAAATTAATTTTGTCGTAAAAATTACAGTCGACAACAAATTCGAGTTTTCAAAAAATTCATCATTGGAGATCTTTGAACCAGGATTAATGTCTGGTAAAGAAATGAGAGTAAATCTTATGTATGGAGGCCCGACTGCAAAGGACGGTGATACCCTGAAAGGAGCTTTCAAACTTGGAACTCTGGGAAGTCTTTCTTCTCAGGTAGGTCCGGTAAAAGATCAATTGCAGGTAGTATTACACAGAGTTGACTCTTTAATGGCCAATGCAAACCAGGTTTTTGACGCTCAGAACAGAGCTGAAATAAAAGCTTTATTAGCGAACCTTAATAAAACAGTAGGAGCATTACAGTCTACCGCAGGAAGTGTTAACAACCTTGTAGGTCATAACGATCCTAAATTGCAGAAAGTATTGGATGATGCAAGTCTTACTATGCAAAGCGGAAAGGTGACTTTGGATAAATATGGAAATCTGGCTCAGAGTATTGATACTAAACAGTTGAATGCTACTATTGCCAATTTAGATGCTACTGTAGGTAAATTGAATCAGGTGATTGGCGGTATAGATAAAGGAGAAGGAAGCTTAGGCAAACTGATGAAGGATGAGCAGCTTTATAACAACCTGAATTCGGCTTCTTCCAATTTAAATTCATTGATCGAAGATATGAAAGCGAATCCGAAGAGATACATCAACTTCTCGGTTTTCGGTAAAAATAACAAAGACTAATACGCCTTATGCAGTACATCGATAACATTATTTTCCTGATTTTATTAGTGGCAGGATTCGGGCTGTTTGCCAAAAGCCTGCAGAAGATCTATAGAAATATCAGATTGGGTCACGAAATCAATAGAAACGACAGAAAAGGAGAACGTTGGGAAACTATGGCTCGTGTAGCTATGGGACAAAGTAAAATGACGGCACGTCCTGTAGCTGGAGTCTTACACCTTTTTGTGTATGTAGGTTTTGTGATTATTAATATCGAATTAATAGAAATTGTTGTTGATGGAATATTTGGTACCCATCGTTTCTTATCAAGCATTTTCGGACATACATTTTATAATTTCTTTACTGCAACCTTAGAAGTTTTAGCTCTTTTGGTGGTTATTGGGGTTGTCATTTTCTTTATTCGTAGAAATTTTTATGGAGTGAAGAGATTGACGATGAAAGAACTTTTTGGATGGCCAAAAAATGATGCAAACTGGATTTTGATTATTGAATTTGCTCTGATGATGGCTTTCTTTATGATGAATTCATCAGATTTTATTTTACAGTCGAGAAATGTTTTGCCAGAACATGGAAGCTTCCCGATCAGTGAGATGACATTGGTTCCGTTTTTAGAGATTTTCAGCTTTGATAACGGATTTTTGATGTTCACAGAGAAAGCGGCATGGTGGTTTCACTTTGTAGGAATTCTTTTCTTCATGAACTACCTTTACTATTCAAAACACCTGCATATTATCCTTGCGTTTCCAAGCACATGGTATGCAAATCTAGATAAAAAAGGAAAATTCAACAATCTTGAATCTGTTACAAAAGAGATCAAATTAATGATGGATCCTAACGCAGATCCTTATGCTGCTCCGGCTGAAGGAGCAGAAGCAGATGTACCTTCTAAATTCGGTGCTGAAGATATCTTTGACCTGAACCAAGTACAGTTGCTGAACGCCTATTCTTGTACAGAATGCGGACGTTGTACTTCTGTTTGTCCTGCTAATATTACCGGAAAAAAACTTTCTCCAAGATTGATCCTTATGAAAACAAGAGATCGTTTGGAAGAAGTAGGAAGAAATATTGATCAAAACGGAAAATTTGTTGACGACGGTAAAAAACTGTTGAACGACTATATCACAAAAGAAGAACTTTGGGCGTGTACCACATGTAACGCATGTACAGATGCCTGTCCGGTATTGCTTGACCCGCTTTCCATTATTTTTGAAATGAGAAGATTCCTGGTGATGGAACAATCTGCTGCTCCACAGGAACTGAATCTGATGATGACCAATGTGGAAAACAACGCGGCTCCTTGGCAGTACAATCAGGCTGACCGTCTGAACTGGGCATCGGAAAACTAGATAATTAATCAATTTGAATGTTTGAAATTGATACCAGTCTACATCATTTTCAAATCTCCAAATTCTCACATTTTCAAACTGAAAAAGAAATGGATTTCAATATAAAAACAATGGCAGAATATGCTGCCGAAGGAAAAGCCCCGGAAGTTTTATTTTGGGTGGGATGTGCGGGAAGTTTTGATGACCGTGCTAAAAAAATTACAAAAGCATTTTGCAAGATATTAAATAAAATAGGTGTTGAATTTGCGGTTTTAGGACAGGAAGAAAGCTGTACCGGAGATCCTGCAAAAAGAGCCGGAAATGAATTTGTTTTCCAGATGATGGCCCTTACCAATATCGAAGTATTGAATGCTTACGAAGTAAAGAAAATTGTAACGGCTTGTCCACACTGTTTCAATACTTTGAAAAATGAATATCCAAGCTTAGGTGGACACTTTGACGTGGTACACCATACTCAGTTCCTTAAAACATTAATGGAAGAAGGAAGGCTGAAAATTGAAGGAGGTGCATTCAAAGGGAAAAAAATTACTTTCCATGATCCATGTTACCTGGGACGTGCCAATGACGAATATGAAGCGCCAAGAATGCTTCTTGAGAAACTGGATGCAGAACTTGTAGAGATGAAACGTTGTAAAACCAACGGACTTTGTTGTGGAGCAGGAGGAGCACAGATGTTTAAAGAGCCTGAAAAAGGAAATAAAGACATCAATATTGAAAGAACAGAAGAAGCTTTATCTTTTGAACCTAAGGTAATTGCTACAGGATGTCCTTTCTGCAATACCATGATGACGGATGGGGTAAAACACTTTAACAAAAACACTGAAGTAGCCGTAAAAGATATTGTTGAACTTCTTGCTGAAGCAGAAGACTTATAATCTTATAAAAGGTTATGAAGGTGAAATGGAGACTCTCCTTTTTATTGATCATTTCAATACTTGCTCTTCTTACATTCTGGAATTATCAAAACAGAGTATATGATTGGGATATGCCGGGCTACATGGGAAGTATGTATACTTCTGAGTTCCCGGATTCACCGGATAAGGTTCGAATCATTACCTATCAGGAAATAAAAAAGGAGGCTCCTGCAGACCATTATACAGACATCATCGGAATAAAGCAATGGGATATTCCAAGGCAGTATTTCGTAAAAAATACACAATCTTTTACAGAACAATTACCCTATTTTCAGATTAAAGTAGGGTATATTCTTGTCATAACTCTTTTTTATAAGCTTGGGCTTTCATCTCCAATGGCAGTCCTGTTTACCAGCCTTATTTCGTACTTTTTTTCAGGGGTATTATTATTTTATATTTTAAAACTGCTGTTTCCAAAGAAATATTGGCTTGCGGTAGTATTAACGGTTGCCTCCATGCTATTGCCCCCCATGACCTACATGTCCAGAGTTTCTACACCTGATATGTTTATTTTTCAGTTTATGCTGATCTTTATTATTGGTTTGCTCAAAAAATGGAGCAAGTGGGCCATGTTTGTGCTTCTATTTGGGATTACTTTTATACGGCCGGATTATATCACATTCACTCTCACCTATATTATTGCTGTTTTCTTTTTCCAGTATCTTCAGGAAAAGAAAATTGATGTTTCCTTTATCGCACAGGGAACAGTTCTTCTGATCATGTACCTGGTCATTATTAAGTTTTATCATTATCCTGGATGGAAAGATCTCTTCTATGATACTTTTATCGATAGAAGGCCTATTATCTCAACACATCCTATTGATGTTAGTGTAAAAGACTATCTGAGTATTATTTATATTAAAATTATCTACTTTAAAAAAGTAACGCTATCCGTAGCCATTATGATTGGAGTCATATTTTGGCGCTCCAAAGATGTTTGGGTAAGAATGATCTCAGTTCTTTTTCTGATCAATGTGTATATCAAATTCTTTTTCTTTCCGCAGTCAGCAGCGTTAAGATTTTTCTTTCCGTTTATTTTTCCGCTTTTCATGATGATGCTCTATGTACTGAGCAAAAAATACAATGATCTTAAACTGGAGAAAATTGCGTAATTTTGTCTTTAAGAAGATAGGGATTTACCATCACTGTTCAATTCATATTCTGTTCAATAACCGGAATTGATGATACGTGTTCAAGTTCCTGAAAAATAAATATTTACATTATGAAAATCGAAGAATCTAATATTGTAGAAACCAACGACTACAGAGTTATTATATACCCGGCTTCAAGACCTTTTGAAACCAAAGAAGCAAAAGCTATCACTGAAAAACTTTTTGATTTCCTTGCCACATGGGCTGCTCATGGAAAACCGCTTTCTTCTTCATTTAAAATTGAAAAGAATCAGTTTATCATAGTATGTGTAGATGAAGAAAAAGAAATGGCTTCAGGATGCAGTATTGATGCTCTAGGGAAGATCATGAGAGAAATTGATGAAGAGTATCAATTGGGTCTTTTTGACAGGATGAAAGCAAGCTTTGTAGAAAATGGTGAAGTGAAAACGTTAAAGTTAATTGATTTTAAAACGAAGCTGAGAAATGGAGAGCTTGCAGGAGATATCCAGGTTTTTGACTTCTCTAAAAATACTTATCTGGACTTTTTAAGCCACTTCCTGCTTCCTTTGGAGAAGAGCTGGGCGGCTTCTATAAAATAATCGCTGTTATCCTGATACAGCAGTATAATCATAAAGTGGAAAATATATTTCCACTTTTTTGTTTTAATGTATATTTGTATAGATTCGAGTAGAGACTAATGCCTAAAGTACTTTTTTTAACGACTTCCCATAGCTATAATGATGACCGGATTTTTTATCATCAGGCCAAAGCTCTTAGAGATAATGGGTATGAAGTAAAAATATGCAGTTTACATGCAGAGTATAAAGGTTTTATAGATGGAATTGAAATAGAATCTTATGCTGTACTGGAGGAAAGTATAGATCATAAAATGCAAACTTTCCGGAAAGTTTGTAATGATTTTCAACCCCAATGTATCATCTGCTCTGAACCTCTGGCTATTGTAGCGGTAAGGAACTTTGTAAAAGAAAACAAGATAAGCTGTATCTATGATGTTACAGAATGGTATCCATCCCTATCAATGCTTCAAAAGTACAGGTTTCCGGCTAAAATTTTTCAAACGGTAAAATTTTCTCTTATCCAGTTGTGTGCTGGTTTTTTAAGCACTCATTTCATTTTTGGAGAAACAACCAAAAAGTTTCCGCTGGCTTATTTTTTTGGATTCAAAAAACAAATGATTCTTCCCTATTATCCGGATTCTATTTATATCAAGGAAAGCATAAAACAGCTGGATACAGATACGATTACGCTCTGCTATACAGGTCAGATTTCTAAAGATAAGGGTATTGAAAATTTTTTCAGTACAATAGATAAGCTTCGTCAGAAAATGCCCACGCTTCATATCAGGATTCTGATTATCGGATCAACGGTAGATGGAGATGATGAAATTTATTTTTCAGCATTACTGAAGCAATATTCTTTTGATCATATAGAGATCCGAAAACCAACAGCTTTTGAAAGGTTTACAGAATCATTGGCAGAAGCAGATATATGCTTTGATCTTCGGGAAATTAATTTTGAAAACAATCATTCTCTGCCCATAAAACTGTTTTATTTTATGGGAGCAGGAAAACCGGTGATTTATTCAGATTTAAAAGGAATCCGGAAGCATTTGGGCATTCTTTCGTTTGGCAGTCTGGTAGATCCTCATCATGCCGAATTTATTTCGGAGATTATCATCAATTATATCAGGAATCCTGAGTCATATCATGCTCATGCTCTCAATGCCAGGAAAGAATTTAAAGAACAATATAATTGGGATAGAATAAAAGTTTCCTTCGTTGATTTTGTGAAAAGATCTATTGATAAATAATCACCATGCAGCTTACTATCATTAAAACATTTGTCTCCCGTTTTCTTATTCTGATCCTGAGTTTCGGATTGGTGATCTATTCTACGAATATGTGGGGTAGTGAAGGAAAGGGAACCATTTCTATTGTGGTTGCCAATGCTGCTGCAGTGAGCTTTTTCAGCAGTATCTTTTCGGGGAGCAGTGCTTCTTATTTTGCTTCAAGATTTAAAATAGAAAAAGTCTTATTGTATGCTTATCTGTGGTCTCTTCTCACAGGGCTTCTGATCCCGTTTTTATTCAGTCTGGCTTCTATTCAGAGTGAATATCTTTTTTATCTTATCGGAATCTCTGTATTTTCTTCCCTTTTGTCTACTAATATCAGTTTGTTTATTGGAAAACAGGATATTAGAAAGTTTAATGTGTATACCGTTTTACAGCAGCTTGTACATATTATCTTTATAGGATTACTAGTATATGTGATTGGGAAAAAAGACGTTTCAGTCTATTTTCTTGCACAGATTGGGTGTCTGGCACTTCTTTT
The genomic region above belongs to Chryseobacterium culicis and contains:
- the lon gene encoding endopeptidase La; protein product: MTEFEDISLEEMISDGFDIVAEEINLSDFAETDKNSEQKIFPILPVRNMVMFPNVVIPITAGRKTSIQLLEEAQKNGDFIGIVSQKNSDLEQPSEKDIYSTGTLAKIIKIIKLPEGNITAITKGFHRFKIKKIIDNQPYFKAEISKLKDTRPKDQEEYEALLENIKDLALKIIELDPNIPNAANFAIKNINNNDDLLNFICTNANFSSIAKQKLLEEKNLMTRANQCYEMMHEDFRKLELRNQIHQKTSKDLDKQQREYFLNQQIRTIQEELGGGPESDVEDLIAKAKTKKWSKEVEEHFQKEIGRLQRQNPNSPDYNVQRNYLDFFTDLPWETYTKDIFDIAKAEKVLDKAHFGLEDIKKRILEHMAVLKLKNNMKSPILLLVGPPGVGKTSLGKSIADALGRKYVRLSLGGLHDESEIRGHRKTYIGAMAGRILQSIKKSGTSNPVIVLDEIDKIGQGLHGDPSSALLEVLDPEQNKSFYDNFLEMGYDLSKVMFIATANSLSTIQTPLLDRTEIIQIAGYTLEEKIEIAKRHLIKKQQEENGLDAKSFKLGNPELKHIVEAHTSESGVRTLEKRIAAVGRWVALQTALVKEYDPKISLEKVDEILGVPRPKSLSEITGVPGVVTGLAWTSVGGDILYIESILSNGKGGALTMTGNLGTVMKESATIALEYIKAKHDELGIPQEDLDKKNIHVHVPEGATPKDGPSAGIAMLTSMVSSFKNKKVKPHLAMTGEITLRGKVLPVGGIKEKLLAATRAGIKDVILCEANRKDVEEIKKDYLKNLRVHYVNRMEEVIDIAIEE
- a CDS encoding (Fe-S)-binding protein, whose amino-acid sequence is MQYIDNIIFLILLVAGFGLFAKSLQKIYRNIRLGHEINRNDRKGERWETMARVAMGQSKMTARPVAGVLHLFVYVGFVIINIELIEIVVDGIFGTHRFLSSIFGHTFYNFFTATLEVLALLVVIGVVIFFIRRNFYGVKRLTMKELFGWPKNDANWILIIEFALMMAFFMMNSSDFILQSRNVLPEHGSFPISEMTLVPFLEIFSFDNGFLMFTEKAAWWFHFVGILFFMNYLYYSKHLHIILAFPSTWYANLDKKGKFNNLESVTKEIKLMMDPNADPYAAPAEGAEADVPSKFGAEDIFDLNQVQLLNAYSCTECGRCTSVCPANITGKKLSPRLILMKTRDRLEEVGRNIDQNGKFVDDGKKLLNDYITKEELWACTTCNACTDACPVLLDPLSIIFEMRRFLVMEQSAAPQELNLMMTNVENNAAPWQYNQADRLNWASEN
- a CDS encoding SurA N-terminal domain-containing protein codes for the protein MAILGQIRSKPWLLMGVIALALLAFLVNPDSIDKVFGKNPDVLGKVNGEKITREEFNDQLFVLQQQAEQQGRPKNGLEEQAWQLLVQSKLIKQQFEKLGFEMTDDYFWNQIQYDQMFAQNQQFFDEKGNFKTQELKKEIETLQNTNPQGYTQWLKTRKTIEYRLMARQVFTNLSAGITTGKKEAEELMKQRDQLADIDFVKVDYAAYLQKTKINVSTQDLADYIKQHPVMFKAEPSRNIGIVFFPSKPSAADDAAALKEITKLYSGGTDASGGTENFQNTKNDSMFVAANSDAPFNPQYLNPAQLPPTIKDQIAAAAVGQTFGPYKEQDVYVVSKLVGKRPSDSTLSRHILIAFKGSPAGEGVTRTKEQAKKLADSIGAIVKATPAKFTEFLKLSSDPNSAAQGGSLGWTTPETPFVPEFLAYLASNPKGATGVVETQFGYHIINIEDKKSGSMGYKVANLVKAIKPSDATEAETDKNSRKFIQQVQGKSFNDFVNIAKKGNYQFSNPKAAKRFEGQLQGLGTEKDADILTWAFDKKRTKGDTELFTVDGTGDKIVVYLNGKQDAGLADPESVRDQIEVLVKNKLAAKQISDKIAAAKASSLDQIAKLFAAPKQSAQVNLLNPSVAGAMEPKVAGAAFGVAKGKLSNPVEGGTGVYVLVKKSETVNKQPGDLKQFTESLTQRNAGMFGQAWMKSLQDNADIEDYRIEIWNKLGNQQQ
- a CDS encoding AI-2E family transporter, with protein sequence MNFLRLPFLVKLTLVVVSIIGLGYLLALGQSILAPFFLAFLMAMLFLPAATFMERKLRFPRSMSTMTSVFIMLMILSGIIYFFTNQLSDFSKDLPHLKEQFTTVFNSLQHWVSKTFNVKVDEQVDYINQGLTKLLSSSGVILGFTFGIFSTGFGFIIFFTLFFIFILNYRRLLNNFIVTVFNERHKSSVQEAVNEIRIMTKKYIFGLFLQVIIVSVLTSTLLTILGVKYAILLGVLTGLLNVIPYLGIFISLLISCFIAFATSTPSTCIYVALGYIAIHAVDGNIVLPFVVGSKVKINALFSFIGILLGEHLWGIAGMFLCIPAIAIIKIICERVDDLKPWGRLLGEEPKPHKKKKSYKISKNITLKEMD
- a CDS encoding MlaD family protein encodes the protein MKFSKELKAGVIALLAIVGFVVLFQFMKGKSLFTTDNIFYAKYDNVEGLAQSSAVSINGLKVGQVDKIIPITAKDGKINFVVKITVDNKFEFSKNSSLEIFEPGLMSGKEMRVNLMYGGPTAKDGDTLKGAFKLGTLGSLSSQVGPVKDQLQVVLHRVDSLMANANQVFDAQNRAEIKALLANLNKTVGALQSTAGSVNNLVGHNDPKLQKVLDDASLTMQSGKVTLDKYGNLAQSIDTKQLNATIANLDATVGKLNQVIGGIDKGEGSLGKLMKDEQLYNNLNSASSNLNSLIEDMKANPKRYINFSVFGKNNKD